A window of the Apodemus sylvaticus chromosome 15, mApoSyl1.1, whole genome shotgun sequence genome harbors these coding sequences:
- the Nit2 gene encoding omega-amidase NIT2: MATFRLALIQLHVSSIKSDNIARACSLIREAAKQGANIVSLPECFNSPYGTNYFPEYAEKIPGESTQKLSEVAKESGIYLIGGSIPEEDAGKLYNTCPVFGPDGNLLVKHRKVHLFDIDVPGKITFQESKTLSPGDSFSTFDTPYCRVGLGICYDMRFAELAQIYAQRGCQLLVYPGAFNLTTGPAHWELLQRARAVDNQVYVATASPARDDKASYVVWGHSTVVDPWGQVLTKAGTEETILYSDIDLKKLAEIRQQIPILKQKRADLYKVQTQKP, from the exons ATGGCTA ctTTCCGCCTGGCCCTCATCCAGCTTCACGTTTCTTCCATTAAATCAGATAACATTGCCAGGGCTTGTAGCCTAATCCGGGAGGCAGCGAAGCAAGGTGCCAACATAGTTTCGCTGCCG GAGTGCTTCAATTCTCCATATGGGACAAACTACTTTCCTGAATacgcagagaagattcctggagagTCCACACAGAAGCTTTCTGAGGTAGCAAAGGAGAGCGGCATATACCTCATTGGAG GCTCCATCCCtgaagaggatgctgggaaacTGTATAATACCTGCCCTGTGTTTGGGCCTGATGGAAATTTACTGGTAAAGCACAGAAAG GTCCATCTGTTTGACATTGATGTTCCTGGAAAAATTACATTTCAAGAATCTAAAACATTGAGTCCTGGTGATAGTTTCTCCACATTTGATACTC CTTACTGCAGAGTGGGCCTGGGCATCTGCTATGACATGCGCTTCGCAGAGCTTGCACAAATCTATGCACAAAGAG GCTGCCAGCTCTTGGTGTATCCTGGAGCTTTCAATCTGACCACAGGACCAGCCCACTGGGAGCTGCTTCAGCGAGCCCG GGCTGTTGATAATCAGGTGTATGTGGCTACAGCCTCTCCTGCTAGGGATGACAAAGCCTCTTATGTGGTCTGGGGACACAGCACTGTTGTGGATCCTTG GGGGCAGGTTCTAACCAAAGCTGGCACAGAGGAAACGATCCTGTACTCAGATATAG ACCTGAAGAAGCTGGCTGAAATCCGGCAGCAAATCCCCATTTTAAAACAGAAACGAGCAGACCTCTATAAGGTGCAGACACAGAAGCCTTGA